From Acidovorax sp. 1608163:
CGCTCAAGAACTGGCTGGACGCCCGCTGAGCAAGGGCTAGACCAGGGCAAAGTCGGGGGATTTTGAGTCCCCTGACGTGGCCTGACTGGGCCCATCAACCGCCTGTCACGGGTGGGAAAAAAGCCACCTCGGCGCCATCGGCCAGCACGGCGGCCTCGTCGCTGAGGTTCTGGTTCAGCGCCATGCGCACCGCCCGGCCACGGGCCAGGCTGGTGGCGTGGGCGCCGCCCCGGGCGATGAGTTCATCGCGCAAGGTGCCCAGGGTGGCGGCCGTGGTTTGAACCGACTCGCTGCCTTGCCCAATGGCCTCGCGGATGGAGGCGAAGTAGCGGACTGTGATGGTTTTCATCGTCGGAACATTTCAAGGTGGAAAGCGTGCGGGCGCGCTGTCATGACAGCAGCTCCGAGAACGCGATGTACTGCACCGTGTCGCCCGCCGCAATGGTCTGGCCCGCAGGGTTGTCCACCACGCCATCGCCCCAGGCGGCCGAGGTGAGCACGCCCGAGCTTTGGTTGTTGAACAGCTCCAGCCCACCTTCTGCATGGTGGCGCACGCGCAAAAATTCACGGCGTTTATCGGCCCTGGGCCAATCGAAACGAGCGGTAGCAGCTATTCTTTTAGGAGCAACATCACTCACCCCCTGCAGGCGCAGCACAAAGGGCCGCACCA
This genomic window contains:
- the moaD gene encoding molybdopterin converting factor subunit 1, translating into MKTITVRYFASIREAIGQGSESVQTTAATLGTLRDELIARGGAHATSLARGRAVRMALNQNLSDEAAVLADGAEVAFFPPVTGG